In Ferrimicrobium acidiphilum DSM 19497, the genomic stretch ATCGCCACGCGGAAGTTTAACTTATCGGTTGAAACACCCTTGGGTGTCACCGCAAATACTTTCTTACTGAACCCCAGCCACTCAGTGACGATCGCGACCGCGATAGTCGGCGCCATGGCTATCTCGTACACGTGGGACCAGGTGAAACTGCGACGCCCCTGAGAGGCCACCTTCATGCCCACAAATGACGCCACGAAGTAGGGCAGCCAGATCACAAGAATCGACGATACCCCGGCGTGTAAGATCGGTATGCCACCGATCAGGTATACGAGCGGCGCGAGGATGAACACGATCTTGAGAATGCCGAAATTCCAGTACACAATGCCAGCGGCATAGATCCAGCGCTGCATCCAGGACAGGCCGGGCAAGGTGAGAGGGTTCCACTTGCGCGCTGTTTGGATATTGCCGCGTGCCCACCGGATGCGCTGGGTGAGCAGATCGGATAAGTTCTCCGCAGCAAGGCCAGCGGCGATGATGTCAGGCACGAACAGGGTGCGGTAACCCGCCGCTTGAAGGAGCATCCCCGTCGCCATGTCCTCGGTGATCACGCCAATTGCGAAGCCGCCTATGGCGTCCAGCGCCGTACGTCGGATCACCGCGTTGCTCCCGACGTACATCACTGCATTGAAGCGGCCGTTGCCGGCCTGCAGGGTTCTCATGAAGAGGTCTTGTTCGTTGGGAAGTCCCTTGCCCGAGAACAGGTTGTGCTGGAACAGATCCTGATTGTGGAACGCCTGTGGGGCCTGCACGAACGCAAGATTTTCGTCGACGAAATAGCCTACGGTCTTCTCGAGAAAGTCGACCGTGGGGATCATGTCCGCATCAAGGGTGACCACGAGCTCTCCACCACTGTTAGCGAGGGCGTTGTTAAGGTTGCCCGCCTTTGCGTGCTGGTGTTCGTCGCGTTCCAGGTACTCGGCGCCATAGCGCTTGGCCAACTTTCTAACCGCTGGTCGACTTCCATCGTCGCAGAGGTACACGGTGAAGTCACCTGGATAACGGATACTCATCGCCCCGGCGAGAGTGGGCTCGAGTACCCCGATCGACTCGCTAAAGGTCGCTATGTAGATATCAACTGATGGGATGCTAGCGAGTGCCGACAACGGTACGGGTACGTGTTCCACCTGTCGCCACCCCCTCACGGTGGACGCCACCATTTGCACTATCGCCGCGAGTTCTGCCG encodes the following:
- a CDS encoding glycosyltransferase family 2 protein, which produces MSEPMFWPWSAVYSIVVFSIVGISWLVERRRPGSTQRVGLVVALGSSLIYITWRVLFTIPSGNWISLVAGVLLVAAELAAIVQMVASTVRGWRQVEHVPVPLSALASIPSVDIYIATFSESIGVLEPTLAGAMSIRYPGDFTVYLCDDGSRPAVRKLAKRYGAEYLERDEHQHAKAGNLNNALANSGGELVVTLDADMIPTVDFLEKTVGYFVDENLAFVQAPQAFHNQDLFQHNLFSGKGLPNEQDLFMRTLQAGNGRFNAVMYVGSNAVIRRTALDAIGGFAIGVITEDMATGMLLQAAGYRTLFVPDIIAAGLAAENLSDLLTQRIRWARGNIQTARKWNPLTLPGLSWMQRWIYAAGIVYWNFGILKIVFILAPLVYLIGGIPILHAGVSSILVIWLPYFVASFVGMKVASQGRRSFTWSHVYEIAMAPTIAVAIVTEWLGFSKKVFAVTPKGVSTDKLNFRVAIASPHIVLLGLSLYALLNAFVLSPGEFNFGSVVIISFWTVYNLVGLVMAILVCLERPRKRSTERTEVDLPVEVRLWKGAPVEGRVLDLSFNGVRFALPWSNAFGPTEAARQLEQKGEIAIDGIGLISGSSRWVSETNNGLLVGFEFDELPPAEAVKLVAKITSSPRWVRHDREVSAGIAGAAARTVIGAARKANPALRTELRVATHGIAHLRQEEFELAPSFEVDLEDLSFGGCRILSPRRLSLGDHYQVDLGDRRSGGAEVQWVERHGGRYLAGLKFDGVMERMVQL